A stretch of Arachis hypogaea cultivar Tifrunner chromosome 15, arahy.Tifrunner.gnm2.J5K5, whole genome shotgun sequence DNA encodes these proteins:
- the LOC112751441 gene encoding uncharacterized protein, translating into MDMEKSSLCNSVVNFLLEENYLLTAFELLHELLDDGHNEQAIRLKQYFADPSRFPPLQISRLNSLTSLIDPQTLLQEKEEAESKLALTEYELRLAQEDISKLKADLESKTQFLDQLNASQSSSKHDPESDGQQIQEQKNNNNSNTSFTDLGPLKNTERRDLNYAVKEYLLFAGYRLTAMTFYEEVTDVNLDSVQNSQAVIPDALRHYYYHYISSTSGAAEEKIAQLRENEMLLKENQRLNQEMETLLNDKKLADDKVDTLTKSLEVLKKELKDKENLAQLLKQSLENQRKELRVCRTDIMKMKKRIDGSNSAESLDKYKKEIKNLHIEIKRLKVKNEAPEALSSIGSENETVAEDKVIEIHEDKGSFSHPVEEDNKSDARRDDAQSPPSVVRTPSDYDDKHEDALVDGLLSPSNVDAAIENVEIVSEHSEAKNDDIRLQIKLDKVNNEAISEKTGLVIIQILADALPKIVPYVLINHREELIPLIMCAIEHHPDSSTRDSLTHTLFNLIKRPDEQQRRIIMEACVSLAKNVGEMRTETELLPQCWEQISHMYEERRLLVAQSCGDLAEYVRPEIRDSLILSIVQQLIEDAAIIVRAAAAHNLAMLLPFFLNMDKYFKVEELMFQLICDPSGVVVETTLKELVPAVIKWGNNYEHVLRGLLSLMLTSAQNCPPISTVKASIDSHLHVLGERERWNIDCLLRMLVELLPVVHQKAIETCPFSSTTESKKVVFSTTLLESYAREHVEWEAFEWMHVECFPKLIQLACLLPWKEDNLRSRISKFLLSVSEMFGESYTTCIMLPVFLTAVGDDADFTYFPTSIHSRIKGLRPRNVVAEKIAASCVLPLLLAGILGAPGKRDQLAEYLRNLLLKEDSSKKENPSSKHTLEIINAVRFICIYEENHGMIFDIIWNMVVSSNEEIKTSAANLLKVIVQYVDAKVASTNVLPALVTLGSDQNINVKCASIEAFGAVAQNFKVDMIVDKIRVQMGAFLEERSHEATIAVIHALVVAVPHTTEQLRDYLLSKIAQLTAAPSTASGDLIPRRERANAFCEAIRALDATDLGANSVKEFLLPSIHNLLKDVDALDPAHKEALEIIMKERSGASTRLRSQHSRASSLSNLFGERELRTKRDSTDTPPEANNLSPRAAALAASGEDTRFRRLMMGHFSEILRAKGRSPDEAQNP; encoded by the exons atggatatggagaaaTCATCTCTTTGCAACAGTGTGGTTAACTTCTTGTTGGAGGAAAACTACCTTCTAACCGCCTTCGAGCTCCTCCACGAGCTCCTCGACGACGGCCACAACGAACAAGCCATTCGCCTCAAACAATACTTCGCCGATCCCTCTCGCTTTCCTCCTCTTCAAATCTCTCGCCTCAACTCTCTCACATCAT TGATAGATCCGCAGACTCTGCTGCAAGAGAAAGAAGAGGCAGAAAGCAAGTTAGCCCTTACTGAATATGAGCTACGTTTGGCACAAGAAGACATCTCCAAGCTCAAAGCTGATTTAGAGAGCAAAACACAATTCCTTGATCAGCTTAATG CTTCTCAATCAAGTAGTAAACATGATCCAGAGAGTGATGGgcaacaaattcaagaacaaaagaacaataataatagtaatacttCATTCACTGATTTGGGACCACTCAAAAATACTGAACGAAGAGATCTTAACTATGCTGTGAAGGAATATCTTCTTTTTGCTGGCTACCGCCTTACTGCAATGACATTTTATGAAGAG GTTACAGATGTTAACCTAGATAGTGTGCAGAATTCACAAGCAGTAATACCAGATGCATTGCGTCATTACTATTATCACTATATTTCATCAACTTCAGGGGCTGCTGAG GAAAAAATTGCCCAACTTCGAGAAAATGAGATGTTGCTCAAAGAAAATCAGAGGTTGAATCAAGAAATGGAGACGTTGTTGAATGATAAAAAATTGGCTGATGATAAAGTAGACACATTGACTAAATCCTTGGAGGTACTGAAGAAAGAACTTAAAGACAAAGAGAACCTG GCACAATTGTTAAAGCAATCATTGGAGAATCAAAGAAAGGAGCTCCGTGTTTGCAGAACCGATATCATGAAGATGAAAAAGCGTATTGATGGATCTAATTCTGCAGAGTCTTTAGATAAGTACAAGAAAGAAATTAAGAACTTGCATATAGAAATCAAAAGGTTGAAGGTAAAGAATGAAGCTCCTGAAGCTCTCAGTTCTATTGGTTCTGAAAATGAAACTGTTGCTGAAGACAAAGTGATTGAAATTCATGAGGACAAGGGATCATTCTCCCACCCTGTTGAGGAGGATAACAAGAGTGACGCACGGAGAGATGATGCTCAATCACCACCATCAGTTGTTAGAACTCCTAGTGATTATGATGATAAACATGAAGATGCATTAGTTGATGGATTGCTTAGTCCTTCAAATGTAGATGCTGCTATTGAAAATGTTGAAATTGTTTCTGAGCATAGTGAAGCCAAAAATGATGATATCAGGTTACAAATAAAGTTAGACAAAGTAAATAATGAAGCAATATCTGAGAAGACG GGATTAGTAATCATTCAGATACTTGCGGACGCTTTGCCTAAAATTGTTCCTTATGTTTTGATCAACCATCGTGAG GAGCTAATTCCTCTAATCATGTGTGCAATCGAGCACCATCCAGATAGCAGCACTCGCGATTCCTTGACTCATACATTGTTTAACTTGATCAAGCGCcctgatgaacaacaaagaagaataATAATGGAG GCATGTGTTAGCCTTGCAAAGAATGTGGGAGAGATGAGAACAGAAACAGAATTGCTTCCTCAATGTTGGGAACAA ATAAGTCACATGTATGAGGAGCGTAGGTTGCTTGTTGCTCAATCATGTGGAGATCTAGCAGAATATGTGCGGCCGGAGATTCGCGACTCTCTTATTTTATCCATTGTGCAGCAACTAATAGAAGATGCTGCCATCATTGTTCGAGCAGCCGCGGCTCACAATCTGGCTATGCTGCTTCCATTTTTCCTGAACATGGATAAATATTTCAAG GTGGAGGAGTTGATGTTCCAATTGATATGTGATCCCTCAGGAGTGGTAGTGGAAACTACTCTCAAGGAATTGGTTCCTGCAGTTATCAAATGGGGAAATAACTATGAACATGTCTTGAGAGGTTTACTCTCTCTTATGTTAACTTCTGCTCAG AATTGTCCTCCTATATCAACTGTTAAAGCTTCTATTGATTCACATCTTCATGTTCTTGGTGAAAGAGAGAGATGGAATATAGATTGTCTATTGAGAATGTTGGTGGAATTGCTCCCTGTGGTGCACCAGAAAGCAATTGAGACTTGTCCCTTTTCATCTACCACTGAATCTAAGAAAGTGGTGTTCTCTACCACATTACTTGAATCGTACGCAAG GGAACATGTTGAATGGGAAGCATTTGAATGGATGCATGTTGAGTGCTTTCCCAAATTGATACAGCTAGCTTGCTTGTTACCATGGAAAGAAGATAACTTACGGAGCCGAATCTCAAAG TTTCTGTTATCTGTTTCTGAAATGTTTGGGGAATCCTACACAACATGCATAATGCTACCTGTATTTTTAACAGCAGTTGGGGATGATGCCGATTTCACATACTTTCCAACTTCTATTCATTCTAGAATTAAAG GTTTGAGACCAAGGAATgttgttgctgaaaagattgCTGCATCATGTGTGCTACCACTTCTGCTAGCTGGAATTTTGGGAGCTCCAGGGAAAAGAGATCAGTTAGCAGAGTACTTGAGAAATCTTCTACTAAAAGAAGACAGTTCCAAGAAGGAGAATCCTTCATCCAAACACACCCTTGAGATTATTAATGCCGTTCGCTTTATTTG CATATATGAAGAAAACCATGGTATGATATTTGATATCATATGGAACATGGTTGTTAGCTCAAATGAGGAAATAAAAACAAGTGCTGCCAATCTGCTCAAAGTTATT GTGCAATATGTTGATGCAAAGGTTGCTTCAACAAATGTGTTACCTGCTTTAGTTACTCTTGGATCTGACCAAAACATCAATGTCAAGTGTGCCAGCATTGAAGCTTTTGGTGCTGTGGCTCAAAACTTCAAAGTTGACATG ATAGTTGACAAGATAAGAGTTCAAATGGGTGCATTTCTTGAAGAAAGATCCCATGAAGCCACCATTGCTGTCATTCATGCTCTGGTGGTTGCAGTGCCTCATACAACAGAACAGCTTAGAGATT ATCTTTTGTCCAAGATTGCTCAACTCACAGCCGCTCCATCTACTGCTTCAGGGGATTTGATTCCTCGGCGAGAGCGAGCTAACGCATTTTGTGAGGCGATTCGCGCTCTAGATGCTACAG ATCTTGGTGCAAATAGTGTTAAGGAATTCCTGCTACCATCTATACATAACCTATTGAAAGACGTGGATGCATTGGATCCAGCACACAAAGAAGCGCTTGAGATCATAATGAAGGAGAGATCAGGAGCAAGCACCAGATTGAGAAGTCAACACTCACGTGCATCATCACTTAGCAACCTCTTTGGTGAGAGAGAGTTGCGCACCAAGAGAGACAGCACAGACACGCCACCCGAGGCGAATAATCTTTCGCCTAGGGCAGCGGCCTTGGCTGCCTCCGGGGAGGATACTAGATTTCGGAGACTCATGATGGGACATTTTAGCGAGATACTTCGTGCCAAGGGAAGATCACCTGACGAAGCTCAAAATCCATAG